In the Triticum aestivum cultivar Chinese Spring chromosome 2B, IWGSC CS RefSeq v2.1, whole genome shotgun sequence genome, AGCTGCAAACAAAACaggaaggagaggggaaagggTCAGTGGACCGGGGTGGTTCCAGATCGAGGCCAAACGGGGGTAGTGGAGgcctgtacctcgcgaactccggcggGCAGAAGCGGCGAAGCTCAAGCTTGATCTCGAGCTCGGGGGCTCCTGGAGACGAACTGGGGTTGCAGGGGGTGGATTGGGTGGTGTAGAGAGCGGGGGTGAGGAGAGAATGGCATGAGGAGGCCTATAAATAGCCTGCCCGTGGCTTACCGTGGACCAGTGCGCCAGCGAGGCTGTTGCCATTGCTGTGGGTCACGGGGGCTCAAATGGGCGTGTCCGGGGCGTTTGTGGAGGTGGTCTACGACCAGGgaaaggaagagagagagagagagagcgggggagtgCCGGGGTGCTGCGCGTGTGAGcatgctcattggagctctcgggcggccatgtCACGCATTTGAGGgaggcagcaggagggagaaggaagagggggaccaGGGCGTAGCATGCTGCGCATGCTGAGGCACATCGTCTGGCGCACTGGGGAGGActgaggtggccggaggtggttggcagggggcggctacagtgcgggagcgcactgtagcacgctccagagcgCGCGTATGGCCGGCATGGACATATTTTTGGCAAGATGGGCACGGCCAAGCATGTCTGGTAGCCCTAGGGAGGAGTAAAGAATGTGGAGAGGGCTTTGGATGCCATGGATGACCACTGGGGTGAGGGGGaggtgagaaagagagagaagctATTGTCCAGGGAGGTAATGAGGGCGTTTCACCCTTCAATCATTGAGCAAAAGCCAGGGAAGAGCTACTGGAGGTAGAACaggtctaggaggggctgtggtaaaaagttgaactcctggagattagtggaagaggtcaaagtgGTGTTTTTAGAAAAACGGCAGAAGGTGTTTTTTTGCTGGTTTGGGCATGAAGATGAACTCCTGTTGGCATGAGGCATGACAGGttcaaatggcatgagaaaataagaggttccaccaagatttagttcatttgggcaaagttgccaatgcaagttttgtaaaccctagaaatcaacataaatgagttttccaagatatagacatgcaaaactattctccttgatgcaccacttggtgtagtgtcatcatttagggtttagagCATGCCCACAAAGTTTGAGAGCAAAATGAGACagttgacaatgtaaagttgttcaaacttgattctggacagagagggttttggggcacttttgtgaaccaaaactATTTGGATTGggatgaaactttgcaagatcatcacaatAGGCATCTGTGACTTGCTAGAATTGtgttggaatttttagagaatatttcctttgtaaacatttcaaaagcttgaaatatccagaaagagtttttgaggggtttgaccaatagtttgaacatgaccatgtgttgaaactcttatatatggacaatatatgtccactgagtttccgtaaattttcacaaatatttttaaagcattaaaataattttaacctattaaaggccatttctggcctaaagaaaaatcctttaaataaaatagtaaaataacttttaaaattatatttttgtggtttttgggagtcctatacctactaggagtcaaacatactctttgaaatatttttcataccccaaaccaagtacttgtagtgcaaacctcaattcagggttttttcgaaaactaaatttagaaaacactttttggccaaattatttttgtaagaaaattctatattgtactatacacatgcCATAATCATCGGGGCAAAAGTTTGGAGCAAAgaaatgaagtatagaaggtggagctaGAATTTGGCTTTCGTGAGCACTTGAAACCACAGACAAAAATCCAATTAAAATGAAAGCCAAATATAATGCAAAAAATTTTgctggtccaaattttcatgctttattgaTGCAAAAGACATGTTGCAAAACACCGGGAGTGACAAAACCCCACCTCTCTCGTCCCACTCCAACCCCCACTCCGCTCTCGGCACCGCATTGATGCCGACCCAGAGTAGACATGATTGGTCACTACCACATGGCGGCCAAACAGTACAACATTCGCAATGGGGCAGCGGCCAAGAAACTTGCTCCATCCTGGTCTCTGCATTGCGTTAATGCCGGCTTAGAGCGGACATGATTGGATGGTACGGCTTCCTACCGCATTCATATAGGATGAACATCCGTCCGTCTGTCCGACATTCACACCGACGCGGCAAACGAGAAGCCAATTCTAGCAGAACACGTTCAAGGCGTCGCTCCACCAGTCCAGGTGTTCACTACTATTTAAAGCCCATCGGCCACGGCACAAACCCTACCACCTCCAAGAGCTATCTTCCTCTGTCCGAGACGCTGACACACCACCCATTCCCTCTTCAAACATCGCGAGCAATGGCCGAGACTCGCTATGTGTGGTGGAAGAGCTTGTCGCCACGAAGTCGTGGCCGAGGTGCACAATAGGGAAGCCGTGCACAATAGGGAAGCCCGACGCTCGGATCTAGTCACCGTGGATGAGCAACAGGCGACGCTCGAGTCCATGCGTTGCGCCCGCACTATCCGCTGTGAGTGGTGCAGCTTCGTGTCATGGATCTAGAGCGCAACCGCCTCTTCGACGAGATCGTGAcgaaggcggaggcggaggaggtgcaGGTGGTGGCTGACACGCCCAATGCCAACATCGCTAGCTCCACATCATTCGCGCTGGCCAACAATGATCATGAGGCCATCATCGATCTCACCTCCAACAGCTCGATCGTCGACCTCACCTTCAACCGCGGTGTCCAAGGCCAGGCGAACTCCGGCGAAGAATAGGACACGTGCCCACATATGACAGAGTAGAGTCGGGCCAAatccttttgctatgtaaaaaatTCAACATTTTGTTCATTCGGGTTTGATTGTGTCATAGTTCTACAGTTGGAATTTGGTTTATCGTGGATGAACTGCATTGCTAATATTGATCCCAAGAAAAAAACAATAGGTACAGCTAGTTCATGAATAGCCAGCCATTGCACTGTAAAAAAGGGACATGTTCGATCTATGGTCATTGAGGGCCTCCTAAAAGGATATACTAAATTCATCGAGTTGTTCTAAAGAATCAAAACAGTCAGTTATTAACGGGATTCCTTGTCGGCAACCACTGCCCGCTTTTTTATTTGGTAATGCTAACTGGTGATCGTTCATTGGGAAGTCGTCTGATTGAGATCAAACgatgacaattattttaaaaaaacttgCCTTCATCAAGAAAGAAATATCATAGTAATCTAAGAAAATGTTGTCCCCTATAACTAAAATTGTCGAACATTCGCGCATTGGGTTCGATGGCCACCCCCTATTTGTGCGGACAGGCAGGTATCAGGTGATAACACCCTTCACATGCTCTCACGATCCAAATTTAAAAAAATCACGTTTAGATGTttcaaaaaatcctaaaaaaattatGGATGTTCACAAGATATATTTTAATATCTCCTAAAAACTTCAGATACAAAATATAAGtatacattgagaaacaaaaaagacaaatccataTGTGAATAGTGTCATTTCTGACACTATTCATGTTGTCTTCATTTGACACTATTCATTCTGGATTTGTCTTTTTTTTACTCCATGCgtgtttcgaattttgatctggATTTGTAGGGGTGATAGATATATGTCTTGTGAACATcaataaaaaattcagaattttttgaaacatctAAATACGATTTTTCAAAAGTTAGAGCATGGTTGAAGAGTGGCATCACCTGATATTTCCCCCGCGAGGACATCTGGTGTTGTCCGTTTTGTGAACCGCGCGTTGGAGTTGCCCTTCCTCCGCTGCTGTCCGCATCCTCTGGCTCGTAGTCGTAGGACACGGACACGGCTTCAGCCCGGCACGTCCTTCTCCACCGCGCATCCCCTCTCCTGGCGAGCGGCCGGCCACCGGCAGCCACATCGCCGTCCATCGCCTCCGCCGCGCCACCGAGTCGATTGTCTCGAGCGCACAACAGATCCCCAATTCGCCGCATCCGACTTGATGGACGGCCGCCGAAGAGGAGAGCGGGAGGTGAACCGGTGGCATACAGGTCCTGAGGAGGCGCGTGAGAGGGACTCCGGCTCCTCCTCCCCGGCTGCCATCATCCTCTTTGCCCTCATCGGCGCCACTGTCACCACCGCCGCTGTACGTCCCcccgtctcccccccccccccccccccccctctcctggcCGCGCGTTCTGTAGCTCTAATTCGAGACGGCGACAGTAATTTGTAGGGTGTGCGACGCTGCTTTATTGTTGCTGTAGCGTAGATGGACAACGTTGAACTGAAGCAAACTCATGAAATGATCATTCACTTAACAGTTACTCCACTTGTGTGTTACCGATGCATTTAGGTAATGTGATTGTGCATCTTTTTCTGGGAGTGTTTGCAGGTTGGTCAACTGCGCCGCACCTTTGGCTGGTTCTACACTCAGGTATATGAAATGCTCATCTTGTGATTCTGAAATTCAACATTAACCAAATTGTAAGTAACATCTGGGAGAGATAGTTAAAATCGTTTTCTTTCACTGAAGCTTAGCAGATCAGAACCATATGTCTACTGGGAAGACATACCCCGTGGGCCGAATAGGTGCGGTGATGCGTGGCGATATTACCGGAGGACGCGTGAGACGAACGAGGATCAGAGGAAGAGAGTGGTCGGTTCCTTACTTGCATATAGGAGATTAGGATTGTTTAATGTTTTTCTGGATATTTACATTTCAAAACTTATGCTTTCATTTCACTGTAGGTGCTAAAAAGTGTAGTGTTGTGAATGCCTCAAACTTGCTTCTGAATTATTAAGATTAACTTCATAGAACATGAACGGCTTTAAAGGTTAATATAATGTTGTTATAAACCAGCTGAAACTTTTACACCCTCAAGTTGAAATTGTTGATCTAACGAAAATTTCAGTGAAGCAACCACACCATTTTCTTAATTATAGAGCTACTATGTGTTATGTGGCTGCTGGAAGGAGggtgcgagagggccggccgggggccttttgcccacggccgggcaagatggaagggatttccttcttaattcttgcttgattagattgatacatcttctctctttatatagagaggtttacttgactcccaagcaaggcttacttgacccctaagcaagcgacccttgtctctaattaaccctaagactaacgggctataccgccagcccaggccattaggcccattacgtactctaacactacaccccacctggacatgcagctttgTCCttgagctgcagcctaaccaacttataaccatgactcgacgcagcacaaacctaacacctaaaaacaagccttttacatctcggcttgttttattactctcaacctgaaatggactgggacgatttattttggaccccttaacaaaaagtggacaccatccgcacgtcggGCGTGCACGtatacagccacctggatcccatggacaccatctggacaaaaggagtgcatgtgtatggccacttggaagtggtcgcaagagcgaccagcagaggcgccctcgcggcggccggcggaatgcagtggtgctatgcggtgcgctcctgtcggtgacaccctgccttcttcccgccggacggctgttggtctgcaccgcgcagagaagagtggagggcttgcgatggagaatgacgaggaggggtgcgcccccccaaccgccgatgtcgcagactttgaggtcgctgcctGCGGGGAAAACAGTGTTATGTGGCTGCtggaaggagggcgcgagagggccggccggaggccttttgcccacggccgggcaagatggaagggatttccttcttaattcttgcttgattagattgatacatctcctctctttatatagagaggtttacttgactcccaagcaaggcttacttgacccctaagcaagcgacccttatctctaattaaccctaagactaacgggctataccgccagcccaggccattaAGCCCATTACGTACTCTAGCACTATGTTAGTCTCATATTTATGTGCTGATATGTTTCAACTAATCATCAACCAACATTAGTGCTTTCTGTAGGAAAGCATCATGCACATGCAAGATATGTTCAAGAAGGAGAGAAGTAAATGCCGGGATTATCGGACTCGCAATGGTCATAATCCAACCTATAATCAGCATAGTCGAAGAGAAGACTGGTATGAAGATGCAGAAACATTTTATGCCAATCAAAGAACAAATTTCAGATCAAGGCCCAGGGAAGCTATGCAGTACAGTATGTCACATCACTATTCTGTCTTGGGCCTAAACAGGTATATCATAAAAGCTCGTCATGTACTTTCTAGTTGTGTATGATGATAGTTGAGCTTGTATGAGCCACTTTCATACTACATTGGTCCTTCAGCTCATGTTTTCTCGTTAGATGTGCAACATGTTACAGATATAGGTTACATGTAACTGTCTCCCTTCTCCTTAGGTTTGTTCTACCAGCTGTTCTTAGATTGTCCCATACTCCTTAGGTTTAGTTTACCAGCTGGTATCTGACTCTCTTATACTGAATCTGTCTTTATAGAATCCTGAATTATTGCCGTACATTTAGGATAAATTTTTCTTGCCTTGAAATTTATATACTGATACAGACATATGTTATACTCATAATTTTCTCATCGGTAAGACTTTCTACTTTTTGTTACATAGGTCAAGACCAGAACCATTTTCAGATGCTGAGATTAAGGTGTGTCTTCTTTTACTTTGTCATTTCGTGACATAGAATTCTCAGCTGAAAGATTGCCGTTATTTTCTGATATATTCTGTAGCACTTGCACTTTAGTCTTGTAGGTGAAGACAAAGTAACTAAAAACGTTTTCGTTCTTACCAATCGCACTGCACTTTCCTTTATACTCGGTACAATtctgaacaacaacaacaacaacaagttggggtaggctagcgTTGGAACCCATAAGATCTCGAAACCAAGTCATGGTTCTGGCATGAGGATAGCTAACTTCCATGCACCTATGTCCAtgactagttctttggtgatactagatgatgccccgcgcgttgctgcaggAACTTTGATATGCATAAATAGATGCGAAAAACAAAAAATATTGCAGTCTTCTTTAACTTTGCTCTCAGTTTGTATTTTAAAAACAATAAAGCATGTGAATCATGTGATAAAATGTTATATAAGAAGAGAAAACTATTAGATTGAAGTTAACGGGGTGCCGACATAACAAAAATGTATAACATGACCTACATATAATTGCTCCAAGCATCCAACGTATGCACCGTCTTTGCCCACACAAAAAATAGTGAAACAAATTGACATGCATGATTGTTGAGGTGGCATGGTTGCATGGATAGATTAGTGCACAAATTATAACTTATGACCACATGCATGACTTGATGATGTGGCATTGTTGCATGATAAGGAAAAATATGTAGTGGGCTGCAACTATTTAAGAATAGAGGATTCCAGTCCTTCAGATCTTTTTTATGGACacctcccatgtcaagtttggtctaccctgacctctcttgacattatcagcacgcTTTAACCATCTGCGATGCACTGATGCTTCTAGAGGCCTACGTTGTATATGTCCAAACCATCTCAGATGATATTGGGCAAGCTTCTCTTCAGTCGGCGCTACCCCATTGAGACCACGTATCTCATCATTTCAGACCCGATCCTTTCTTGTGTGGTTACATATCCATCTCAACATGCACATCTCTGCTACACCTAACTGTTTGACACGACGTCTTTTAGTTGGTTTACATTCAACGCCATACAACATCGTAGGTCGATCACCATCCAACTTTTGTGGCACTCTTGTCAGTGAGGACGatagaagcttggcgccacttcatccatccagtTTTGAGTTGATGGTTCATCGATATCACCATccttctgcaacattccccaaatACCGAAAGTTGTCCTTGTGAGGTACCATCTGCTCATCAAGGCCTCCTCCTcatgcctagtagtactgaaactgcACCTCATGTACTCAGTTTCAGTTGTACTAAGCCTAAAACCTTTCGATTCCAAAAGTCAGTCTCCACAGCTCTAATCTATTAACACCCGTCTGACTATCATCGACTAGCACCTCATCATccacaaagagcatacaccatgggttttctccttgtatatcccttgtgatcTCATCCATTACcaaagcaaaaagataagggctcaaagctgacccttgaTGAGTCCTATTTTAATTGGAAAGTCGTCAGTGTtgccatcacttgttcgaacacttgtcacgaCATTCTCGTACATGTCCTccatgagggtaatgtactttgttgaCACTTTGTAGTTCTCCAAGGCCCACCGCATGACCTTCCGCGGTATCTTATTATAGACCTTCTCCAattcaatgaacaccatatgcaggtccttcttttgctccctgtatctctccaCAAGTTTTTATACCAAGAAAATCGCTTACATGAtcaacctcccaggcatgaaaccaaactggtttttggtcatgcttgtcattcttcttaagcgacCCATAGCTTCATTGTAGGGCTCACCAGCTTAATTCCACAATAATTAGTACAACTTTggacatcccccttgttcttgaaggtTGACACTTGTATACTCTGCCAGTATTCTTTGGGCATCTTGTTTGACCAAAAAATGAGGTTAAAAAGCTTGTTAGCCATACTATCGTTATGTCTCCAAGGCATCACCTCAATGAGGATATAATCAGAGCCCAACACCTTGCCTCCTTCCATCCTTTTAAAACCTCCCTGACCTTAAATTCCTGGATACACCGCACAAAAATGTCTATTGGTATCATCAAAAGAGTCGTCCAGCTCAATGGTAGAGCTCTCATTCTCTCCATTGAACAACTTGTCAAAATACTCTCGCCATCTATACTTGATCTCCTCGTCCTTCATTGGAAGCCGATCTACtctgtccttgatgcatttgacttggttgACATCTCTTGTCTTCCTCTCTTGGATCTTGGCcgtcttatagatgtccctttctcCCTCATTCGTGTTTAAACGTTGACGTCCTCATACGCATGACCCCTTGCTTCATTCATAGCTCCTTTGATGTCTTCTTTGCCACCTTGTACTTcactatgttgtctgcactcctatccaggtgtaGGCGTCAGAAAGAGTCTTTCTTCTTCTTAATAGCCTTCTAGGCATCATCcttccaccaccaggtatctttGCTTCGCTTTTGCTTCCCCTGGCCGCCCCAAACTCCTCTGAAGCCACCCCCTGAACGCCGCAATCTTCATCCACATATTCTTTGCATCACCTcattcctcccaagggccctccttaataaCCCTCTCCTTGAAAGCTCGGGCTGCCTCTCCCTTCGATCTTGGCGCGCTTATCTCACTGTACACGAATCCAAAAGCGGAAGTCAACCATCACAAGTTTATGTTGAGGGACAACACTTTCTCCGGGTATTACCTTACAATCTAGGCatgtcttctcttctcgagaggacgAAATCAATCTGGCTGGAGTGTTGATcactactaaaagtcactagatggggttctctctttctaaagagggcgTTAGTTACGATCATCTCGTAGGCTAAAGGGCAGCTTAAAGACATccgctccttcttgattcctgctGCCATAACCCAAGCCCCCAAgcccccttcaaaacctgtgttagatgtactcacgtggccattgaggtctcttTCTATGAAGAGTTTCTCACCAataggtacactcctaaccataTCCTCTAGGCCTTCACGGAACTCCCTCTTGGTGCTCTCATTGTAGCTTACTTgtggggcatacgcgctgataacattaaGAACTAAGTCCCCAACGACCAACTTGACTAGGATAATCCAGTCCCCTTGCCTCTTGACGTCTATCACCCCCACTTGAGGCTATTGTTGATCAAGATGCATACTCCGTTCCTTTTTTTAGCTGTCCCCgagtaccacagcttgaagccggtatcctccaccttcttcacctTTTGTccttccatttggtttcttggacgcataggatatcaacacctctccccACCACTGTATCAACTAACTCCCGTAACTTAATCGGCAGGGACCCTACGTTTGAGCTACCTATGTGGGTCCtactaggctcggctagcttccttacccttcgcactcgtcgagtcaaatgtgAAGACTCTTGCTCATTTTTCACTACACTCGGGCGTCAATGTAGCACGCCACTAATGATGCAATGACCCGAACTTTGCTCACTTATCACCATATCTAGATCAAGATACGGAGCGCCACCAAGGGGGTGACGGCGTGCCACCAAGAGGGTGACGGCGCAACCCTTGCCCATTTAACACCACACTCCGATATGGCGCGTCGCTAAGAGGGTTACGGCCCAACGATGTTCTtctgggtttcatctccataagagtggctgaatTTGATGTTGGCTCGCCAAGCTTATCACAAGCATCCTccacccgggcttgggaccggctatgttgagactgaaagtgcgttatatcgactagaggggggtgaataggcgatttttatgaattcttcactgaggaatttgctggtgaggaaattcctaaatgaagaactactagcagcggaataagtactcagaagtaaacataacagaatacaagcataatcatcatggcgagatgaagacaagcacagagtacagaaagcgtaaacacaggataacacaagaaagaagacggacagactgaagaaattgaactgaggaaattgaaaaagtcttcagtcaaagtcttcaaacagatatgaacaggcacgcAACAACAGACaagaagaaatgaaagagttgaggaaatagaaccagtaggcttggtgaagacaatgattttcgctcaaagtcctcggaggatgggatgctcataattgacaagtgtcagtttctctcggagcagccaacgagctagtggttga is a window encoding:
- the LOC123045062 gene encoding dnaJ homolog subfamily C member 7, which translates into the protein MDGRRRGEREVNRWHTGPEEARERDSGSSSPAAIILFALIGATVTTAAVGQLRRTFGWFYTQLSRSEPYVYWEDIPRGPNRCGDAWRYYRRTRETNEDQRKRVESIMHMQDMFKKERSKCRDYRTRNGHNPTYNQHSRREDWYEDAETFYANQRTNFRSRPREAMQYSMSHHYSVLGLNRSRPEPFSDAEIKNAFRRKAMEYHPDQNQNNKAVAEEKFKEVMDSYEAIKLERQNGSC